TCGTTCCCACGGGACAGAAGGAGGAGGAGTTCACAGTCCTATATACCGGAAGGCTGATTCCCCTGAAAGGCGTGGACACACTCATCCGCGCGTTCAAGGGCTTCGAGGGGAGGCTATGGATAGTGGGCACTGGTCCCGAGGAGGACAGACTCCGCGCCCTCTCAAGAGAGCTTGGAGCAAACGTGAGGTTCTTCGGTTACCTGAACAGAAAGGAGCTGCCGAAGCTCTACAGCGCCGCGAGCGTCACGGTGCTGCCCTCCTTCACGGAATCCTTCGGCTACACGATCGCGGAATCGCTGGCTTGCGGAACACCTGCGATCGGGAGCAGGGTGGGCATGGTCCCTGAGATGATTACCGATGGCAAGAATGGCTACCTCTTCAGCTCGGGGAGCGTCGAAGAGCTGAGATCGAGAATCGTGCAGGCGCGGGACAATCTCGAGGAGCTCACGCAGAACTCGCACTTGGCGTCCGAAGAATACTCTTGGGACAGTGTGATTTCGACCGTTCTCAGAGGATACAAGATGGCAGTAGGCGAGGGCGTCGACTAGATAAGTGATTTCGAAAAGCTTTTTGTATTCCCTGGTCCATGTGGAACTGGGTAGTTGATTGGGGGGGATTCATCCACGCTTCTTGGCGCTGTCTGTCGCGCTTCTCATGATCGTAGGCGGGAGCGTGCTCATCGATTGGCCTCCTGCCTGGCAATCGGGCGATCTGGACCTGTTCATCGAAGACGCTGACCTGACATTCAATCCATCGAGCCCAGTCGAGTTGAACGCCAGCGTAGCGATCGAGGCCGAAGTCCATCTCAAGGGAGGCAACTACGAACTGCAGTGGACAAAGAAAGGTGTCTCTCTGGACCTCGGCGGGGCCCAAGGCAATGACGACTACCACGTCATCTCGCCGCGAATCCTCAAGGAGGGCGGTCTGTACAAGATGTGGTACTCGGGAAGCGATGGACCGCACTATCGTATCCTCTATGCTACATCCGCAGATGGCATCAGCTGGGCAAAACACGGAATGGTGCTGGACATCGGTGCCCCGGGCGAGGCCGACGACACACACATCGCATATCACTGGGTGCTCAAGGAGGGGTCGACCTACAAGATGTGGTACAGCGGTCTGGACGAGTACACTCCCTACGGGGGCATATATCGGATCTTCTATGCGACCTCCCCGGACGGGATATCCTGGACAAAGCACGGTGTTATCCTGGATGCCGACCCGCCAGGAGGAGCGGGCCACCCGCTGACTCATCGCCCTTGTATTCTGAACGATGGAGGCAGCTACAAGATGTGGTACTCAGGTCGCGATCAGGCAGGAACAAGGAGGATTCTGTATGCGACCTCGTCTGACGGGACGAGCTGGACCAAACACGGCGTGGTATTCGACGTCGGTCCTCCAGGAGGCTTGGAGCAGACGGGTGTGACCACACCGTTCGTCGTCAACCTGGCGGGGCAGTACGTGATGTGGTATGCTGGCCTGAACGGTTCCGAGGCTCGCATATTCCTGGCGACATCTCAGGACGGCTTGAGCTGGACGAGGGAGGGGCTTGTCCTTGACTTGGGACCGCCAGGGTCAGAAGACCATCTGAGACTGAACGAGCCGTTCATCGAGTTCTCGGGAGGGATTCCACAGCAGATGTGGTATGCCGCAAGAGGTTCGAACTACAAGATCCTCAGAGCCACAGCGTCCTTGGAACCCGTCGACGTTGTGACATCCGTTGCATTCTATCTAGATGGCCTGAGTCCCTCGGACGAGATCGGAAGAGTTGACAACGTCACCGTCCCTCATAATGGCTCCAGCGGCGTATCGATCACTTGGACCGCCGCACCTCCAGGCACGCACATGATTTGCGCCCAAGTCGACCCTGACGATGCCTATGATGAGGCGGACGAGCTCAACAATACGGCGTGCAGAGAGATCGAGGTTGTCCGATTGGGTCCTACGGCCGACGCCGGTCCTGACCAGACAGTGTACGAGGGCGATGTCGTGCAGTTCAATGGAAGCGGTTCGGAGGGCTCTGGGGCAAGGCTCTGGAAGGACACCTTCGACGATTCGAGCAAGGTCAACTCTCTCGAAAACACCGCGGTCGAGAGCGGACAAGTTCGATTGACGCCCATCTCATTTGAACTCATCGAAACATTCGAGACCCTCATCGGCTACCAGCTCGTGGACGATCAGCCTCGTACGATGTTTCAGTGGGATTCGATGAACGATACGATGACGTGGCACTCAGATAGGGAAGACCCCGCGGACACGTTCGAGAGGCTGGTCAGGAGAATACC
This portion of the Candidatus Thermoplasmatota archaeon genome encodes:
- a CDS encoding PKD domain-containing protein: MALSVALLMIVGGSVLIDWPPAWQSGDLDLFIEDADLTFNPSSPVELNASVAIEAEVHLKGGNYELQWTKKGVSLDLGGAQGNDDYHVISPRILKEGGLYKMWYSGSDGPHYRILYATSADGISWAKHGMVLDIGAPGEADDTHIAYHWVLKEGSTYKMWYSGLDEYTPYGGIYRIFYATSPDGISWTKHGVILDADPPGGAGHPLTHRPCILNDGGSYKMWYSGRDQAGTRRILYATSSDGTSWTKHGVVFDVGPPGGLEQTGVTTPFVVNLAGQYVMWYAGLNGSEARIFLATSQDGLSWTREGLVLDLGPPGSEDHLRLNEPFIEFSGGIPQQMWYAARGSNYKILRATASLEPVDVVTSVAFYLDGLSPSDEIGRVDNVTVPHNGSSGVSITWTAAPPGTHMICAQVDPDDAYDEADELNNTACREIEVVRLGPTADAGPDQTVYEGDVVQFNGSGSEGSGARLWKDTFDDSSKVNSLENTAVESGQVRLTPISFELIETFETLIGYQLVDDQPRTMFQWDSMNDTMTWHSDREDPADTFERLVRRIPFDLTDRFDFQAEVEYLYTMAGPFAEVYPLVLKYHGSYRSTSHFGATNNSIVLILYGGDPTNDRHSFLFWDGRGTRHEPMNQVYDSEFDKLMHGTVRFDSSTRAFDAWLQDDLGTVVGSGSTTIAPGSFKLTEFGVGAIGVDFGGVSEGYTDTLSLRAYGYPDGNVTSVLIEPQDIISWGMLSFNTTEPTGTNVTVDVLDEFGNPIISGLDAGDSPVELTGLIDPVLYPRIRLKGMLSTDRNETPSLLEWSVSYVADAPAIDYSWDLNHLTDSDGDGDFTNDVDVTGPTPTHIYGDNGLYVVTLTVTDELGFADSDTCNITVLNIAPSAGTISYFLNASFAFRIAGEKWHNVEVHLFEDGVETGFANITRYPGSPNEQMAVLANVSVDFSRHYSAIAYYTPTDDPVNGEVWGADPAWLIFSSEDGESRAHHTFNVRHEETWIWSIQNVSLLFLGHNITFIATASDPGSDDLLFQWEWGDGTSTVNVHYNDGIGPDPPESPEVNPIHAVDRTVHSYTYSGSYTIVLTVIDDDGGASVSSLLIDIG